The Eleginops maclovinus isolate JMC-PN-2008 ecotype Puerto Natales chromosome 3, JC_Emac_rtc_rv5, whole genome shotgun sequence genome includes a region encoding these proteins:
- the cldn12 gene encoding claudin-12, whose product MSCRDIHATNAFAFIIAFVSVGGLAVATLIPQWRVTRLVTFNRNAKNISVYDGLWAKCVKQDGYSGCYYYDSEWYSKVDQLDLRLLQFCLPTGMMFGSLALLLCMAGMCKTCCCSDKPEPDIKTIRFLVNNAGCHLVAATFLFLGGAIAIAPSVWFLFRTKEMNIRYDNIFSDGFAVYVSIGCSGGLMLAALLMFMWYCMCKKLPSPFWLPLASMPNSLSTQLLTANGYPPSPVYGPQPFPPQTYPPTVIDSQPYVTSQGYAQSVVTPAPPQVYMSQMSVPDGYGSEVGGNQAYSYAPSQSYAPSQGYAPSQSYAPSQGYASTYAGQRYSSRSRMSAIEIDIPVLTQ is encoded by the exons ATGTCGTGCCGGGACATCCACGCCACCAATGCTTTTGCCTTCATCATTGCCTTTGTTTCTGTGGGAGGGCTTGCTGTGGCAACATTAATCCCACAGTGGCGTGTAACAAGACTCGTCACCTTCAATCGTAATGCCAAGAATATCAGTGTGTATGATGGGCTGTGGGCTAAATGTGTGAAACAGGATGGCTATTCTGGATGCTACTACTATGATTCAGAG TGGTACTCTAAAGTGGACCAGCTGGATCTGCGGCTCCTGCAGTTCTGTCTTCCTACGGGCATGATGTTTGGCTCTTTGGCCTTGCTACTGTGCATGGCAGGAATGTGTAagacctgctgctgctcagacAAGCCTGAACCAGACATTAAGACCATCAGATTCCTGGTCAACAATGCAGGCTGTCACCTGGTGGCAGCGACATTTTTGTTCCTGGGTGGAGCTATTGCCATCGCACCCTCAGTGTGGTTCCTGTTCCGCACCAAGGAAATGAACATCAGATATGACAACATTTTCTCTGATGGCTTTGCTGTGTATGTGTCTATAGGCTGCTCTGGAGGACTAATGCTGGCTgccctgctgatgttcatgtggtactgtatgtgtaaaaaGTTGCCTTCACCCTTTTGGTTGCCTCTGGCCTCTATGCCTAACTCTCTGTCCACCCAGCTTCTCACTGCCAATGGATATCCTCCGTCCCCAGTTTATGGCCCTCAGCCCTTCCCTCCCCAGACCTATCCTCCCACAGTGATCGACTCCCAGCCATATGTGACCTCCCAGGGCTACGCCCAGAGTGTGGTCACCCCTGCACCGCCACAGGTGTACATGTCTCAGATGTCTGTTCCTGATGGGTATGGCTCAGAGGTGGGAGGCAACCAGGCCTATAGCTACGCTCCCTCACAGAGCTACGCTCCATCTCAGGGCTACGCACCCTCGCAGAGCTATGCTCCATCTCAGGGCTACGCATCCACCTACGCAGGTCAGCGATACTCCTCCCGCTCAAGGATGTCCGCCATAGAGATCGACATTCCCGTGCTGACACAGTGA